From a region of the Sporosarcina ureilytica genome:
- a CDS encoding DUF421 domain-containing protein: protein MPEFLLILIRSIGAFLILLIMARIMGKKQLSQLTFFDYCVGITIGSIAATMSVDQNVKISNGIVSLIIWGLFPLVLAYLGIKNRKFLHLTDGRPAIIIKNGQVLDKSMKKNQLAIDELMMLLREKSVFKVDDVEMAILETNGELSIMLKTEQQPVTPKLLGLEVESEHAPSLLIADGTVLEQNLAMLGYSSKWLLSEVKKQGASQIKDVFLAQVDSKGNLYVDLYNEKMVQNQVEQRPSLTDALKKLQADLEKFSPETENKKTKKMYSEQTKKLQKTIEDIMPYLK, encoded by the coding sequence GTGCCAGAATTTTTATTAATACTCATTCGATCCATTGGGGCTTTTCTTATATTATTAATAATGGCCCGCATTATGGGGAAAAAACAGCTTTCACAACTAACGTTTTTCGATTATTGTGTTGGTATCACAATCGGATCTATTGCTGCAACTATGTCCGTCGATCAAAATGTTAAAATATCAAATGGAATTGTTTCATTAATTATTTGGGGTTTGTTTCCACTCGTTTTAGCCTATTTAGGCATAAAAAATCGAAAGTTTCTACACTTAACAGATGGAAGGCCTGCCATTATTATTAAAAATGGCCAAGTGTTAGATAAAAGTATGAAGAAAAACCAGTTGGCAATTGATGAATTAATGATGTTGTTACGTGAAAAGAGTGTTTTTAAAGTAGATGATGTAGAGATGGCTATTTTAGAGACAAATGGTGAACTCAGTATCATGTTGAAAACTGAGCAACAACCTGTTACACCTAAATTATTAGGTTTAGAAGTTGAATCCGAACATGCTCCATCATTGTTAATCGCAGATGGTACGGTTTTAGAACAGAACTTGGCGATGCTTGGTTATTCTTCAAAATGGTTATTAAGCGAGGTTAAAAAACAAGGTGCATCCCAAATTAAGGATGTGTTCCTGGCTCAAGTAGATTCAAAAGGCAATCTCTATGTTGATCTATATAATGAAAAAATGGTTCAGAATCAGGTTGAGCAACGACCATCATTGACGGATGCGCTCAAGAAATTACAAGCAGATTTAGAAAAATTCTCCCCTGAAACCGAAAATAAAAAGACGAAGAAAATGTACAGCGAGCAAACAAAAAAATTACAAAAAACAATAGAGGATATTATGCCCTACTTAAAATGA
- a CDS encoding NUDIX hydrolase has protein sequence MYVNVRAIIEREGSNGTEIVIQKRVKPNENKTPYELPGGRLEEFEPFLVGLKREVLEETGLHVTKILGEETRIETNDVDSNVEAMKPFAVYQTINGPVDSLGLYFRCHASGELLIEGDESEDIKWISVDELQTSLEKELIDFSWVDKSGIMYYLKWYYREKQLNDSEGTEQLS, from the coding sequence GTGTACGTTAACGTAAGGGCAATTATTGAAAGAGAAGGATCTAATGGAACGGAAATTGTTATACAAAAAAGAGTGAAACCGAATGAGAATAAAACTCCGTATGAGCTGCCTGGCGGAAGATTAGAAGAGTTTGAACCTTTTTTAGTTGGACTTAAAAGGGAAGTGCTCGAAGAAACTGGACTTCATGTAACGAAAATATTGGGAGAAGAAACAAGAATTGAAACGAATGATGTTGATTCAAATGTAGAAGCTATGAAGCCTTTTGCTGTTTATCAAACGATAAATGGTCCAGTGGATTCACTAGGCCTGTACTTTCGATGCCATGCCTCTGGCGAACTGCTAATAGAAGGGGATGAATCCGAAGATATAAAATGGATTTCGGTAGACGAACTACAAACTTCTTTAGAGAAAGAGTTAATCGATTTTAGTTGGGTAGATAAGTCAGGAATTATGTATTATCTGAAATGGTATTACAGAGAAAAACAGCTTAATGATAGCGAAGGAACGGAGCAATTAAGTTGA
- a CDS encoding histidine phosphatase family protein — protein MKKIYLVRHCEAQGQSSDAELTENGLKQAASLVDFFSGINIDRIISSPFKRAVQSIIPLTKQLDVEIEFDNRLTERMLSSKNLPDWMDKLSATFKDFELKFEGGESSREAMNRIVDVVEDVFNGKDENTIIVTHGNLLSLLLNHYNKNFGFDEWQNLSNPDVFLLKSTDGEIAYERLWELL, from the coding sequence TTGAAGAAAATTTATCTAGTAAGGCATTGCGAAGCACAAGGACAATCATCCGATGCGGAACTTACGGAAAATGGGCTGAAACAAGCGGCATCTTTAGTGGACTTTTTCTCTGGAATTAATATTGATCGAATTATTTCAAGTCCATTTAAACGCGCAGTTCAATCAATTATACCGCTTACAAAGCAATTGGATGTCGAAATTGAATTCGATAATCGGTTAACAGAACGTATGCTAAGTTCAAAAAATCTTCCAGATTGGATGGACAAATTAAGCGCAACATTTAAGGATTTCGAGCTTAAATTTGAAGGCGGAGAATCCAGCCGGGAAGCAATGAATCGCATAGTAGATGTTGTTGAGGATGTTTTTAATGGAAAAGATGAAAATACAATCATCGTGACACATGGAAATTTATTATCATTGCTTTTAAATCATTATAATAAAAACTTCGGATTCGATGAATGGCAAAACCTTAGTAATCCGGACGTTTTTCTCTTGAAAAGTACGGACGGAGAAATAGCTTACGAACGATTATGGGAACTTCTTTAA
- a CDS encoding DUF2332 domain-containing protein yields the protein MHNIDRLSRNFLNFAERECKGSSLLYEYLSIKIANDNCLLEISSNAQKGQPIPNLLFGAVHYLLQKGQKHPLKKYYPSIVNHPKPYNESFDHFKDFCLEHRIEIEAILKSRLVQTNEVRRCAYLYPVFCTIYELANKPLALIEIGTSAGLQLLWDQYAYSYGQQDVYGNTEAKLHITAEIKGDKRPVLHLTPPLPQVTTRLGLDLNTIDLNDEDEKLWLKSLIWPEHKERLHMFEQAANYLQNNSVKLVEGDGLRLLPKYVKDIPEESVICVFHTHVANQMPPDLRNQLIQTIETIGQERDIFHIYNNIYDGHLHLDYILDGMMHQHTIAETDGHGRWFKWLLKSEKTM from the coding sequence ATGCATAATATTGATAGATTATCGCGAAACTTTTTAAATTTTGCTGAAAGGGAATGTAAAGGCTCAAGTTTGCTTTATGAATACCTATCTATAAAAATTGCAAACGACAATTGTCTTCTTGAAATATCTAGTAATGCTCAAAAAGGGCAACCAATTCCAAACCTTTTATTTGGCGCAGTCCATTATCTTTTACAAAAGGGCCAGAAACACCCATTAAAAAAATACTATCCTAGCATCGTTAATCATCCGAAACCATACAACGAATCGTTTGATCACTTTAAGGATTTTTGCCTAGAACATCGGATTGAAATTGAGGCTATTCTTAAATCCAGGCTTGTTCAGACGAATGAAGTACGAAGATGTGCATACCTTTATCCCGTTTTTTGTACGATATACGAGCTAGCAAATAAACCGCTAGCACTGATCGAAATAGGCACTAGTGCAGGATTACAGCTGCTTTGGGATCAATATGCATATTCTTACGGACAACAAGACGTTTATGGAAATACAGAGGCTAAACTTCATATTACAGCGGAAATAAAGGGAGATAAGAGGCCAGTTCTCCATCTGACTCCACCCCTACCCCAGGTCACCACTAGACTTGGTTTAGATTTGAATACGATTGATTTAAATGATGAGGATGAAAAGTTATGGCTAAAATCATTAATTTGGCCCGAGCATAAAGAAAGATTACATATGTTCGAGCAGGCAGCAAATTATCTTCAAAATAATTCAGTGAAGTTAGTTGAAGGTGATGGGTTACGTTTATTACCAAAATATGTTAAGGATATTCCAGAGGAAAGTGTAATTTGTGTTTTTCATACGCACGTTGCAAATCAAATGCCGCCGGATTTAAGAAATCAGCTAATCCAAACGATTGAAACGATTGGACAAGAAAGAGACATCTTTCATATATACAATAATATTTATGATGGTCATTTACACCTTGATTATATTCTAGATGGGATGATGCATCAACATACAATTGCAGAAACGGATGGACATGGCAGATGGTTTAAATGGTTATTGAAAAGCGAGAAAACGATGTAG
- a CDS encoding HIT family protein, with the protein MKDCVFCNPNLEANQKVIFINEHCMFLQLEQAQVKGSQLEGAGLIVPNEHRETAFDLTKEEWNATFSLLQDVKKYIDEKHQPQGYNLGWNCGEIGGQHIFHAHFHVIPRYSEEPLAGKGIRYMFKGTENERISSE; encoded by the coding sequence TTGAAAGACTGTGTATTTTGTAATCCAAATTTAGAAGCGAACCAAAAGGTGATTTTTATTAATGAGCATTGCATGTTTTTGCAACTAGAGCAAGCCCAAGTAAAGGGGAGTCAGCTTGAGGGGGCCGGGTTAATTGTCCCGAATGAGCATAGAGAAACTGCATTTGATTTAACAAAAGAAGAGTGGAATGCAACTTTTAGTCTTCTTCAAGATGTTAAAAAATACATAGACGAGAAGCATCAACCACAAGGGTACAACCTTGGCTGGAACTGTGGTGAAATTGGCGGACAACATATTTTCCACGCGCATTTTCATGTAATCCCTAGATATTCAGAAGAGCCATTAGCAGGCAAAGGGATTAGATATATGTTTAAAGGCACCGAGAATGAGAGAATTTCTAGTGAGTAA
- a CDS encoding DUF4363 family protein, which produces MLKRKLILIGVLLLLLTGCSKVTGHSYFNDHISTIEEHLEFAEWSFLVEQANNLKTLYDNQQWKLQLLGDEGEYEGLNESIHRLIKATEQQDTTQAKLELATIKVIINDIYSL; this is translated from the coding sequence ATGTTGAAGAGAAAATTAATATTGATTGGAGTCCTGTTATTATTACTAACTGGTTGCTCAAAGGTAACCGGGCACTCTTATTTTAATGATCATATAAGTACAATCGAGGAACATCTTGAGTTTGCTGAATGGAGTTTTTTAGTTGAGCAAGCAAATAACCTAAAAACGCTATATGACAATCAACAATGGAAATTACAGTTATTGGGGGATGAGGGGGAGTATGAAGGCTTAAATGAAAGTATTCATAGGCTAATTAAGGCAACAGAGCAACAAGACACAACTCAAGCAAAATTAGAGTTGGCAACAATTAAAGTGATTATAAACGATATTTATTCTTTATAA
- a CDS encoding GNAT family N-acetyltransferase: protein MKIDFLLNHPGKVKEVSEMIYKEFVMKTGSNMDFEDVFKYFANTKDNEFPITLIALENGMCLGTVSIFENDLKVRQKYKPWLGSLYTKPEFRGKGIGQKLVEKTINVVKELGFNELYLRTEDASDYYRNRGWTYVESLSDDKYEKIDILTMKC, encoded by the coding sequence TTGAAAATTGACTTTTTATTAAATCATCCAGGAAAAGTTAAAGAAGTTTCTGAAATGATTTATAAAGAATTTGTAATGAAAACAGGCAGTAATATGGATTTTGAAGATGTTTTTAAATACTTTGCGAACACCAAGGATAATGAATTTCCTATAACACTTATAGCCTTAGAAAACGGAATGTGTTTAGGAACCGTATCGATTTTTGAAAACGACTTAAAGGTAAGGCAAAAGTATAAACCATGGCTAGGTTCACTGTATACTAAACCGGAATTTCGTGGTAAGGGAATTGGACAAAAGTTAGTAGAAAAAACAATAAACGTGGTCAAGGAATTAGGATTTAATGAGCTTTATTTAAGAACGGAAGATGCATCAGACTATTATAGGAACAGAGGTTGGACTTATGTAGAAAGCCTTTCTGATGATAAATACGAAAAAATTGATATACTCACAATGAAATGTTAG
- a CDS encoding TRAP transporter permease translates to MNFKNRFTGWFTEGEKRELSNIHLTIFSLLAFTLAVFQIWSVVWGKLNPMNQMAIHLAFILGLTFLTYSYSKGSGLTRPTIIDYISAILAFAAGIYFTIHAERFAVRIPIMEPLTNFDIFFGLVFVLLSIEAARRTIGYPIIVIVFIGIGYALWGHRFEGLMWHRAFSPVDVLDELAFSFNGLWGSPISVAASFVFMFMLFGAFLNKAGAGEFFFNLSTAVAGRTKGGAAKVAVLASALFGSISGSPTANVVTTGSFTIPVSKKTGYKPSFAAAVEAAASTGGSILPPIMGSSAFLMAAVTQMPYGSIVIAAIIPGILYYASLLTMVHFEALRLDLPRAAKEDIPKLSTVLREGWFYFIPLVVLVFFLIQGYSASRTGFYGIISIVIVSWFRKKTRMGLRDIASAMVNGVKSAIPVSTACAAAGLVIAGIMSTGLGGKLTSIVLGLTEGMLFPTLILVMLICIILGMGMPVAAAYILTAMLAAPALIELGISTMSAHLFIVYFSIFSAITPPVAVAAFAAAGISGSNPNRVGLEAVRLGLVGFIVPFMFVFEPSLLMDGAPGEIIISILTALIGVIILAAGVIGWLISKATIVERVALIAGGLLTIYPGLLSDGIGVMLILSILFIQRSREIKMIKNDDRKPMEKGRLKGTDSIGVES, encoded by the coding sequence GTGAACTTTAAAAATAGATTCACTGGATGGTTCACAGAAGGAGAAAAGCGTGAATTGTCGAATATTCATCTAACAATATTTTCCCTTCTAGCATTTACATTAGCTGTCTTTCAAATTTGGTCTGTCGTCTGGGGTAAATTAAATCCTATGAACCAAATGGCGATTCATTTGGCGTTTATTTTAGGTCTTACATTTCTAACATACAGTTATTCCAAAGGTTCCGGTTTAACCCGACCGACGATAATCGATTATATTTCTGCCATACTTGCTTTTGCTGCAGGGATATATTTCACGATTCACGCGGAACGCTTTGCTGTAAGAATTCCGATTATGGAGCCGTTAACGAACTTTGATATATTTTTCGGATTGGTATTTGTGCTTTTGAGCATTGAAGCTGCTCGGAGGACAATCGGTTATCCTATTATTGTAATTGTCTTCATTGGCATTGGGTATGCTTTATGGGGGCACAGATTTGAAGGTCTTATGTGGCATCGGGCCTTTTCGCCTGTAGATGTATTAGACGAATTGGCATTTAGTTTTAATGGTCTGTGGGGGTCGCCTATTTCCGTTGCAGCCTCATTCGTATTTATGTTCATGTTATTCGGTGCGTTTTTAAATAAGGCAGGGGCTGGAGAATTCTTTTTCAATCTGTCTACAGCGGTTGCAGGAAGAACAAAAGGGGGAGCGGCCAAAGTTGCTGTACTTGCTAGTGCATTATTTGGTTCTATATCTGGAAGCCCGACAGCAAACGTAGTAACAACTGGTTCCTTTACAATTCCTGTAAGTAAGAAGACAGGTTACAAACCTTCTTTTGCCGCGGCAGTGGAAGCAGCCGCCTCTACAGGTGGAAGTATATTGCCACCGATTATGGGTTCATCTGCCTTTCTGATGGCTGCCGTCACACAAATGCCGTACGGTTCCATCGTAATTGCTGCGATTATTCCTGGAATTCTTTATTATGCATCTTTGTTAACGATGGTTCATTTCGAAGCACTTCGACTGGATTTACCGCGAGCTGCTAAGGAGGATATTCCAAAGCTTTCTACAGTCTTAAGGGAAGGATGGTTCTATTTTATTCCTTTAGTTGTATTGGTATTTTTTCTAATACAAGGGTATAGTGCTTCTAGAACCGGATTTTACGGCATCATTTCTATCGTCATTGTTAGTTGGTTCCGTAAAAAGACGCGTATGGGGTTAAGGGATATTGCTTCGGCAATGGTCAATGGCGTTAAGTCTGCTATCCCTGTTTCAACGGCATGTGCTGCAGCAGGATTAGTCATAGCGGGGATTATGTCTACAGGTCTTGGCGGTAAATTAACTAGCATTGTTCTTGGATTAACAGAAGGGATGTTATTCCCTACTTTAATACTCGTTATGCTCATTTGTATCATTTTAGGAATGGGGATGCCTGTTGCGGCAGCCTATATATTAACTGCGATGCTAGCGGCACCGGCATTAATTGAATTAGGTATTTCAACCATGTCTGCTCATTTGTTTATTGTGTATTTTTCTATCTTTTCAGCAATTACTCCACCTGTTGCAGTCGCAGCCTTTGCCGCCGCAGGGATCTCTGGTAGTAATCCGAATCGAGTAGGATTGGAAGCCGTTCGTCTTGGCTTAGTTGGTTTTATTGTTCCATTCATGTTTGTTTTTGAACCTTCACTATTGATGGACGGGGCGCCGGGGGAAATCATTATCTCAATCTTAACCGCATTGATAGGTGTGATTATACTAGCTGCTGGTGTAATTGGTTGGTTGATTTCAAAAGCTACAATCGTGGAACGGGTTGCGTTAATTGCTGGTGGACTTCTCACAATTTACCCAGGTTTACTGTCTGATGGTATCGGTGTAATGCTGATTCTTTCAATATTGTTTATTCAGCGTAGTCGCGAGATTAAGATGATAAAGAATGATGATAGGAAACCAATGGAAAAAGGGCGATTGAAAGGGACAGATTCTATTGGGGTTGAGAGTTAA
- a CDS encoding diaminopropionate ammonia-lyase, giving the protein MNDISWVDNRFKETKPVTQELVNFSEKEMKKVLNFHSSIPAYKITPLHSLSGLSNSLGVKQIYVKDESKRFGLNAFKGLGASYAMASYFAEKLSLDLSTINFLQLLEHVKSLPKSTFATVTAGNHGRGVAWAAKLFGQQAKVYLPKGSSTMRLKAIQEFGADAQITDMKYDDTVQHIASVAKENNWVLVQDTAWEGYEKLPLSIMQGYTTIVAEIVKQLTFREISHVILQAGVGSFAGAMAAAISHSASGSAPKIIIVEPSEADCLYQSAQSTTGEPQRVYGNLSTMMAGLACGEPNPIGWEILKTTSDYFFSCDDSISAKGMRVLSSPVPHDVKIISGESGAVPLGLLHELMTNDQLNEIKTSLGLDDSSSILMINTEGDTDPVNYKTIIQNT; this is encoded by the coding sequence ATGAACGACATTAGTTGGGTTGATAATCGGTTTAAAGAAACGAAACCTGTAACGCAGGAATTGGTAAATTTCTCTGAAAAAGAAATGAAAAAAGTTCTCAACTTTCATTCTAGTATACCTGCATATAAAATTACTCCACTGCATTCTTTATCTGGTCTATCAAATTCTCTAGGAGTAAAGCAAATTTATGTGAAAGACGAATCAAAGCGATTTGGACTGAATGCTTTTAAAGGTTTAGGGGCTTCCTATGCGATGGCTTCTTATTTTGCTGAAAAACTTTCACTTGATTTAAGCACAATAAATTTCCTTCAATTATTAGAACATGTTAAGAGTTTACCAAAATCCACATTTGCTACAGTTACGGCGGGTAATCATGGGAGAGGTGTAGCATGGGCCGCAAAGCTTTTCGGGCAGCAAGCAAAGGTTTATTTGCCAAAAGGCTCTTCAACAATGCGTTTAAAGGCAATTCAAGAATTTGGTGCAGATGCACAAATTACAGATATGAAATATGACGATACGGTTCAACATATCGCAAGCGTTGCCAAAGAGAATAACTGGGTACTTGTTCAGGATACTGCCTGGGAAGGGTATGAAAAGCTTCCTCTATCCATTATGCAAGGCTATACAACAATTGTTGCGGAGATAGTAAAACAATTAACTTTTCGTGAGATTTCCCATGTTATTCTTCAAGCTGGGGTAGGTTCGTTTGCTGGAGCTATGGCCGCCGCTATTTCTCATTCAGCGTCAGGTTCGGCCCCTAAGATCATAATAGTTGAACCGTCTGAGGCGGATTGTCTTTATCAATCGGCACAGAGCACAACAGGAGAACCGCAACGGGTGTATGGAAATCTATCTACGATGATGGCGGGACTTGCGTGTGGAGAACCTAATCCAATTGGATGGGAAATCTTAAAAACAACCAGTGACTATTTCTTCTCTTGTGATGACTCAATAAGTGCAAAAGGCATGCGCGTTTTAAGTTCACCTGTTCCTCATGATGTCAAAATCATCTCTGGGGAATCTGGGGCGGTGCCATTGGGTTTGTTACATGAATTAATGACAAACGATCAATTAAATGAAATAAAAACTAGTCTAGGACTAGATGATTCTTCTAGTATTTTAATGATTAACACTGAAGGTGACACCGATCCTGTTAATTATAAAACAATAATCCAAAATACATAA
- a CDS encoding TAXI family TRAP transporter solute-binding subunit has protein sequence MMKRSFILMAMLFSVLFIVACSNKKAVHNEESEKEDASDALQTTIIGGRTGGAWSVFTEGVAESIRRENKGAVVTVEPGGIVENPPAVGTNLVPYGITYSMTAYAAYTGTEPYPKAYEDIRAISVIVPGNYYQFVVRSDAPYNSIDEIVENKIPIRLSVNQQGSAGEIITKNILHEYGITYENIVDWGGAIENLSDVKTYELMADKRIDANGNAVSIPSSGIIEASTTTDLKMLSFNKEVLQAVSNDLGMEIGTIKAGSYDFLQDDIDTLFTPAILIVHKDVPDEEVYQITKAIYNNFEFLGTVHEEFKNLTADNMMEVGQVPLHPGAEKFFKKAGMLD, from the coding sequence TGAAAAGAAGTTTCATTTTAATGGCAATGCTATTCAGTGTTTTATTTATCGTCGCGTGCAGTAATAAAAAAGCAGTACATAATGAGGAATCAGAGAAGGAAGATGCTTCTGATGCATTACAAACAACTATCATTGGTGGACGTACGGGTGGTGCATGGTCTGTATTTACGGAGGGAGTAGCCGAGTCTATCCGCAGGGAAAACAAGGGCGCGGTCGTTACTGTTGAGCCCGGCGGTATTGTAGAAAACCCGCCTGCCGTCGGAACAAATTTGGTTCCATATGGGATTACCTATTCAATGACCGCCTATGCCGCTTATACAGGCACAGAACCATATCCAAAAGCATATGAGGATATTCGTGCAATTAGCGTTATAGTCCCTGGAAATTATTATCAATTTGTCGTAAGATCAGATGCCCCGTATAATTCTATTGATGAAATAGTTGAAAATAAAATACCGATTCGTTTGTCCGTCAATCAGCAAGGGTCTGCTGGTGAAATTATTACGAAAAACATTTTACATGAATATGGAATTACATATGAAAATATTGTTGATTGGGGCGGGGCCATTGAAAATTTAAGCGATGTGAAGACATATGAATTAATGGCCGACAAGCGAATTGATGCGAATGGAAATGCTGTGTCCATCCCCTCAAGCGGTATAATTGAAGCATCGACAACGACGGACCTAAAGATGCTTTCTTTCAATAAAGAAGTGTTACAAGCGGTATCGAATGATCTTGGAATGGAAATCGGAACAATTAAAGCGGGCAGCTATGATTTTTTACAAGACGATATCGATACTTTGTTTACGCCGGCGATATTAATTGTCCATAAGGATGTGCCAGATGAGGAAGTTTATCAAATAACGAAAGCGATTTATAACAACTTTGAATTTCTAGGAACAGTACACGAAGAATTTAAAAATTTAACAGCTGACAATATGATGGAAGTTGGGCAAGTGCCACTTCATCCTGGCGCAGAGAAGTTTTTCAAGAAAGCAGGCATGCTTGATTAA
- a CDS encoding GNAT family N-acetyltransferase — translation MRLVTDRLLLKPYKHEFADVIYLVVSQAEIADTMITIPHPYPKEVVYKWIDYLHRSAKEGTAFEFAIFLKEYPDKYIGNCGLVSISNSHQKAEIAYFIDKNEWGKGYATEVAYSMISYGFEKLGLERIYGHCMSRNPASRKVMEKVGFQFEGTLRHDVKKGEVFEDLDLLGMIRTDYNKLNSAIIK, via the coding sequence ATGCGATTAGTTACAGACCGGTTGCTATTAAAACCATATAAACATGAATTTGCAGATGTTATTTATCTAGTAGTGTCACAGGCGGAAATTGCTGACACAATGATCACAATTCCTCATCCATACCCTAAAGAAGTTGTGTATAAATGGATTGATTATTTACATAGAAGCGCAAAAGAAGGTACCGCTTTTGAATTTGCAATTTTTTTAAAGGAATATCCAGATAAATACATAGGAAATTGTGGGCTTGTCAGCATTTCTAACAGTCACCAAAAGGCAGAAATCGCCTATTTTATTGATAAGAATGAATGGGGAAAAGGCTACGCAACTGAAGTAGCATATTCTATGATAAGTTATGGTTTTGAAAAACTTGGTTTGGAAAGAATATACGGTCATTGTATGTCCAGAAACCCCGCGTCTCGAAAAGTAATGGAAAAGGTAGGATTCCAATTTGAAGGGACATTGAGACATGATGTTAAAAAAGGAGAAGTCTTTGAGGACCTGGATTTATTAGGTATGATACGCACTGATTATAATAAATTGAATAGTGCAATCATTAAATAG